Proteins encoded in a region of the Thunnus thynnus chromosome 8, fThuThy2.1, whole genome shotgun sequence genome:
- the fnbp1l gene encoding formin-binding protein 1-like isoform X1, giving the protein MSWGTELWDQFDNLDKHTQWGIDFLERYAKFVKERLEVEQNYAKQLRNLVKKYCPKRSKDEEPRFTSCLSFYSILNELNDYAGQREVVAEEMAHKVYGELMRYSQDLKTERKHHLQEGRKAQQYLDHCWKQMDNSKRKFERECKEAEKSQITYDKLDNDINATKSEVEKAKAQFYLRTHMADESKNEYAAQLQNFNAEQWKHFNNAIPHIFKNLQDMDERRTVKLGETYRSFAEAERRVIPIVSKCLEGMVSAAKAVDERRDSSIVVESFKSGFEPPGDFPFEDFSQNLSRTGSDGTISSTPKGERDRDGPPGSRSDPKHQMSKTKNKLWLFGKKPKAPSLEDFSHLPPEQRRKRLQQRIDELSKELQKEMDQRDALNKMKDVYEKNPQMGDPSSLQPKISETICNMEKLRSEIHKNETWLSEVEGKQSSRGDRRHSADNHHHTPQGRESPEGSYTDDTSQEHHTPHHRTSPPQPGHPNPDPHEFDDEFDDDDPLPVIGHCKALYSFDGQNEGTLVMAEDEVLYIIEEDKGDGWTRARKQSGEEGYVPTSYVEITMEKNSKGAVTYI; this is encoded by the exons ATGAGTTGGGGAACGGAGCTCTGG gACCAGTTTGATAATCTGGACAAACACACCCAGTGGGGGATCGACTTTCTTGAGCGCTACGCAAAGTTTGTCAAGGAAAGGCTTGAAGTAGAGCAAAACTACGCCAAGCAGCTACG GAACTTGGTAAAGAAATACTGTCCAAAACGCTCTAAAGATGAGGAACCAAG GTTCACATCATGTCTGTCATTCTACTCCATACTCAACGAGCTCAACGACTACGCCGGTCAGAGGGAGGTGGTGGCGGAGGAGATGGCTCATAAGGTTTATGGAGAGCTGATGAGGTACAGCCAAGACCTCAAAACTGAGAGGAAACAT CATCTACAGGAGGGCAGGAAGGCCCAGCAGTATTTGGATCATTGCTGGAAGCAGATGGACAAC AGCAAAAGGAAGTTTGAGAGAGAGTGCAAGGAAGCAGAGAAATCCCAGATTACCTACGACAAGTTAGATAATGACATCAACGCCACCAAATCAGAGGTGGAGAAG GCCAAAGCCCAGTTCTACCTGCGGACTCACATGGCGGATGAGAGTAAGAACGAGTATGCCGCCCAGCTACAGAACTTCAACGCTGAGCAGTGGAAACATTTCAACAACGCCATACCACACATCTTCAAG AATCTGCAGGACATGGACGAACGTCGGACGGTGAAGCTCGGAGAGACGTACCGGAGCTTCGCCGAGGCGGAGCGGAGAGTCATTCCCATCGTCTCCAAATGCTTAGAAGGAATGGTTTCAGCTGCTAAAGCTGTCGATGAGCGAAGG GATTCATCCATCGTCGTGGAGTCATTTAAATCTGGCTTTGAACCTCCAGGCGACTTCCCCTTCGAGGACTTCAGTCAGAATCTGAGCAGAACAGGTTCAGACGGGACCATCAGCAGTACGCCCAAAGGCgaaagagacagagacggaCCCCCGGGGTCGCGATCCGACCCCAAACACCAGATGAGCAAAACCAAGAACAAGCTCTGGCTGTTTGGGAAGAAACCGAAG GCCCCATCTCTGGAAGATTTCAGCCACTTGCCCCccgagcagaggaggaagaggctgCAGCAGAGGATCGATGAACTCAGCAAGGAACTCCAGAAAGAGATGGATCAGAG agACGCCCTGAACAAGATGAAGGACGTGTACGAGAAGAATCCTCAGATGGGAGACCCCAGCAGCCTGCAGCCCAAAATATCAGAGACCATATGTAACATGGAGAAGCTACGCTCCGAAATTCACAAAAACGAG ACTTGGTTATCTGAGGTGGAGGGAAAGCAGAGCTCCAGAGGAGACAGAAGACACAGTGCTGACAACCACCATCACACTCCTCAAGGCAGAGAGAG TCCTGAGGGCAGTTATACAGACGACACCAGTCAGGAACATCACACACCTCATCACCGCACCAGTCCTCCACAGCCCGGGCACCCGAACCCCGACCCCCACGAGTTTGACGACGAATTCGACGACGACGACCCGCTGCCTGTCATCGGACACTGCAAAGCTCTGTACTCCTTCGACG gtCAGAACGAGGGGACGCTGGTGATGGCAGAAGACGAG GTGTTGTACATCATCGAGGAGGATAAAGGCGACGGCTGGACGAGGGCGAGGAAGCAGAGCGGGGAGGAGGGCTACGTCCCCACCTCCTACGTAGAAATCACCatggagaaaaacagcaaaggtGCTGTCACTTACATCTGA
- the fnbp1l gene encoding formin-binding protein 1-like isoform X2 yields MSWGTELWDQFDNLDKHTQWGIDFLERYAKFVKERLEVEQNYAKQLRNLVKKYCPKRSKDEEPRFTSCLSFYSILNELNDYAGQREVVAEEMAHKVYGELMRYSQDLKTERKHHLQEGRKAQQYLDHCWKQMDNSKRKFERECKEAEKSQITYDKLDNDINATKSEVEKAKAQFYLRTHMADESKNEYAAQLQNFNAEQWKHFNNAIPHIFKNLQDMDERRTVKLGETYRSFAEAERRVIPIVSKCLEGMVSAAKAVDERRDSSIVVESFKSGFEPPGDFPFEDFSQNLSRTGSDGTISSTPKGERDRDGPPGSRSDPKHQMSKTKNKLWLFGKKPKAPSLEDFSHLPPEQRRKRLQQRIDELSKELQKEMDQRDALNKMKDVYEKNPQMGDPSSLQPKISETICNMEKLRSEIHKNETWLSEVEGKQSSRGDRRHSADNHHHTPQGRESPEGSYTDDTSQEHHTPHHRTSPPQPGHPNPDPHEFDDEFDDDDPLPVIGHCKALYSFDGQNEGTLVMAEDEVLYIIEEDKGDGWTRARKQSGEEGYVPTSYVEITMEKNSKGS; encoded by the exons ATGAGTTGGGGAACGGAGCTCTGG gACCAGTTTGATAATCTGGACAAACACACCCAGTGGGGGATCGACTTTCTTGAGCGCTACGCAAAGTTTGTCAAGGAAAGGCTTGAAGTAGAGCAAAACTACGCCAAGCAGCTACG GAACTTGGTAAAGAAATACTGTCCAAAACGCTCTAAAGATGAGGAACCAAG GTTCACATCATGTCTGTCATTCTACTCCATACTCAACGAGCTCAACGACTACGCCGGTCAGAGGGAGGTGGTGGCGGAGGAGATGGCTCATAAGGTTTATGGAGAGCTGATGAGGTACAGCCAAGACCTCAAAACTGAGAGGAAACAT CATCTACAGGAGGGCAGGAAGGCCCAGCAGTATTTGGATCATTGCTGGAAGCAGATGGACAAC AGCAAAAGGAAGTTTGAGAGAGAGTGCAAGGAAGCAGAGAAATCCCAGATTACCTACGACAAGTTAGATAATGACATCAACGCCACCAAATCAGAGGTGGAGAAG GCCAAAGCCCAGTTCTACCTGCGGACTCACATGGCGGATGAGAGTAAGAACGAGTATGCCGCCCAGCTACAGAACTTCAACGCTGAGCAGTGGAAACATTTCAACAACGCCATACCACACATCTTCAAG AATCTGCAGGACATGGACGAACGTCGGACGGTGAAGCTCGGAGAGACGTACCGGAGCTTCGCCGAGGCGGAGCGGAGAGTCATTCCCATCGTCTCCAAATGCTTAGAAGGAATGGTTTCAGCTGCTAAAGCTGTCGATGAGCGAAGG GATTCATCCATCGTCGTGGAGTCATTTAAATCTGGCTTTGAACCTCCAGGCGACTTCCCCTTCGAGGACTTCAGTCAGAATCTGAGCAGAACAGGTTCAGACGGGACCATCAGCAGTACGCCCAAAGGCgaaagagacagagacggaCCCCCGGGGTCGCGATCCGACCCCAAACACCAGATGAGCAAAACCAAGAACAAGCTCTGGCTGTTTGGGAAGAAACCGAAG GCCCCATCTCTGGAAGATTTCAGCCACTTGCCCCccgagcagaggaggaagaggctgCAGCAGAGGATCGATGAACTCAGCAAGGAACTCCAGAAAGAGATGGATCAGAG agACGCCCTGAACAAGATGAAGGACGTGTACGAGAAGAATCCTCAGATGGGAGACCCCAGCAGCCTGCAGCCCAAAATATCAGAGACCATATGTAACATGGAGAAGCTACGCTCCGAAATTCACAAAAACGAG ACTTGGTTATCTGAGGTGGAGGGAAAGCAGAGCTCCAGAGGAGACAGAAGACACAGTGCTGACAACCACCATCACACTCCTCAAGGCAGAGAGAG TCCTGAGGGCAGTTATACAGACGACACCAGTCAGGAACATCACACACCTCATCACCGCACCAGTCCTCCACAGCCCGGGCACCCGAACCCCGACCCCCACGAGTTTGACGACGAATTCGACGACGACGACCCGCTGCCTGTCATCGGACACTGCAAAGCTCTGTACTCCTTCGACG gtCAGAACGAGGGGACGCTGGTGATGGCAGAAGACGAG GTGTTGTACATCATCGAGGAGGATAAAGGCGACGGCTGGACGAGGGCGAGGAAGCAGAGCGGGGAGGAGGGCTACGTCCCCACCTCCTACGTAGAAATCACCatggagaaaaacagcaaag